One genomic segment of Hydrogenobacter sp. includes these proteins:
- a CDS encoding Ni/Fe hydrogenase subunit alpha — MEVRIEALTRVEGEGALDIVFEKDQIKTLKLRIYEPPRYFEEILKGKSYSFIPDVTARICGICPVAYQMSGVQAIEDVFKVCLPTQIINLRKLMYYGEWIQSHSIHVFFLHLPDFYRVSSIVELAKIDKELVQDGLKIKEIGSKIIQSIGGRVSHPVSVSVGGFHSLPERLSITDKDVEDAIDVCYRLLGRLKNLEFPNFELKDALFVSLTSDDYPILNGDILTSEGKIIDKSEFKEYFKEYIVPYSTAKHAKTKKGQTYIVGPLARFNNNYAKLGSVANHYAQKLPLKVPELNPYKSILVRMVEIVHSLEKSLHILKNYTKPESSKVNYEVRAGTGFGVSEAPRGILWHSYELDTEGRILKADIVPPTSQNQDIMELSLRDRLNQLEKKEESFIREEAERLIRSFDPCISCATHFLKINIIY; from the coding sequence ATGGAGGTAAGGATAGAAGCTCTGACCAGAGTTGAAGGGGAAGGTGCGCTGGATATAGTATTTGAAAAAGATCAAATCAAGACTCTTAAGCTAAGAATATACGAACCTCCAAGATACTTTGAGGAGATCTTGAAAGGGAAATCTTACAGTTTCATTCCTGATGTAACTGCACGTATATGCGGTATATGTCCGGTAGCTTATCAGATGAGTGGCGTTCAAGCAATAGAGGATGTTTTTAAGGTTTGCTTGCCAACACAAATAATTAATTTGAGGAAGCTGATGTATTATGGGGAATGGATACAGAGCCACTCTATACACGTGTTTTTTCTGCACCTGCCAGATTTTTATCGTGTCTCATCCATCGTGGAGCTTGCAAAAATAGATAAAGAACTGGTACAAGATGGGCTAAAAATCAAAGAGATAGGATCAAAGATAATTCAATCCATAGGCGGAAGGGTATCTCATCCTGTCTCGGTTAGTGTAGGAGGTTTTCACTCACTACCGGAACGCCTTAGTATAACAGATAAGGATGTAGAAGATGCGATAGATGTATGTTACAGATTGCTCGGAAGATTAAAAAATTTAGAATTCCCAAACTTTGAGTTAAAAGATGCACTCTTTGTATCACTAACAAGCGATGATTATCCAATACTCAATGGGGATATACTCACAAGCGAAGGCAAAATTATTGATAAAAGCGAGTTCAAAGAGTACTTTAAGGAATATATAGTACCATACTCAACGGCTAAGCATGCAAAAACCAAGAAAGGGCAAACTTATATAGTGGGACCATTGGCACGTTTCAATAACAATTACGCAAAGCTCGGTTCTGTAGCTAATCATTATGCTCAGAAGTTACCCTTGAAAGTTCCGGAACTAAACCCTTACAAGAGTATTTTGGTGAGGATGGTGGAAATTGTACACAGTCTTGAAAAATCCTTACATATACTGAAAAACTACACAAAACCTGAGAGTTCAAAGGTAAACTATGAGGTGAGGGCAGGCACGGGTTTTGGCGTAAGTGAAGCACCAAGGGGTATACTTTGGCACAGTTATGAACTTGACACCGAAGGAAGGATATTAAAAGCTGATATCGTACCGCCTACTTCTCAGAATCAGGACATTATGGAGCTTTCCTTAAGAGATAGATTAAATCAGCTTGAGAAAAAGGAGGAGAGCTTTATAAGGGAAGAAGCAGAGAGACTAATAAGGAGTTTTGATCCCTGTATATCATGTGCTACGCACTTCCTGAAGATAAATATAATATACTAA
- a CDS encoding bacterio-opsin activator: MIEVKPVEQDMEALVSRVFLKAIDLLGGFSKLVEYRTLTWLPSLVRACYTVILREEYLKTEQEIAERVGLTGQTVRNILRADPTVTMEKIKRLEDLVEEERKEMKVHTAGGLAKLAYKLIKEGHEESKVFIEYCERIAHALDIPWAYITLRRLKGVDFPIGSAEDIKEKLMGVYIKGRPAEEVIAELEYPVKNPAELLHKVKENLKMHGIE; this comes from the coding sequence ATGATAGAGGTAAAACCTGTAGAGCAAGATATGGAAGCACTTGTGTCAAGGGTATTTTTGAAAGCCATTGATCTACTTGGAGGTTTTTCTAAACTCGTAGAGTACAGAACACTTACGTGGCTTCCATCTTTGGTAAGGGCTTGCTATACGGTTATCCTCAGGGAGGAGTATCTGAAAACAGAACAAGAGATAGCTGAGCGTGTAGGACTTACAGGACAAACTGTTAGAAATATACTCAGAGCTGACCCTACAGTTACTATGGAAAAGATAAAGAGGCTTGAAGACCTTGTTGAAGAAGAGAGGAAGGAGATGAAGGTGCATACAGCGGGAGGACTTGCCAAGCTCGCATACAAACTGATAAAGGAAGGTCATGAAGAATCAAAGGTCTTTATTGAATACTGCGAGAGGATCGCTCACGCTCTTGACATCCCTTGGGCATACATAACATTGAGAAGATTAAAAGGTGTGGACTTTCCCATAGGATCAGCCGAAGATATAAAGGAAAAATTGATGGGAGTATACATAAAGGGAAGACCCGCAGAGGAAGTGATCGCCGAGCTTGAGTATCCCGTTAAAAATCCGGCAGAACTCTTGCATAAAGTTAAGGAAAATCTCAAGATGCATGGCATTGAGTAA
- a CDS encoding translocation/assembly module TamB domain-containing protein, giving the protein MIIRGIRVDVKGFYIDTKNRKIGADNLLLFIPDLKGNSLFVDVLSVSLSPKGIYAGSVSVVEVTKKVSREPFDYDFTQLIKLAQKLNLRVGSVYVSLNTPPEERSITIFIKDAKLVGGVVTSNAWSRTVYMKGNSMHELYIFLKKAHAKAEIFYVDEAIVTSDLYTFYGSGEWIGKEGKFQAQGIIKGYENTDLKLPYLHMIAKGKLNYTSLNVIFSAKADYLEVRGNNMGKLSGEGKFYYIFGNTEKLTANLSVGSMFVNLDYRMYPEDTLYTNFRGILINNKLFKSETPFSLKLSGSATLLFKKGELSLKGFSDNAFFLDRNFKNVDIELSYNYQNQTGKLDFSANDPATINLSGTLTEGNFEGDVYVYMLEYTYDNFSTYLNYMGSIRYMKGILYTSGSGKLVKPVYRNVSLGDISFDLDLGDENYSIAFSGTGFGGDGKGSIRDRSFSGRILFKGYSTQYADVLANNIVGELSIKVSPLEIRVNGNVEGRVSKDGATARIMANADLIKRVEWQGNFFVRLEDLKKDDFYLSYADVRASIEKGLLIADYSSEYAKGKIEYSFVDSTFFSTGNLKLEKEGISLKGSYQLQGKGESFSAQLIGQGGYLSYNFPIKAFFQNTQQGLKGVLRGFSLKMGIFQVSLQDSYLEGSKDKGTLKLGEISISINSERVLRVQSSQGQWDIKKGILIIPNIFASGSLRGKAEVYYRSGEFSITSQGILDLGQVMGLVKSKVFTYAEGELSYTFEKSGKILRLRIFSPKDIELRSRFLALPLRGRVYALYDGKVWEGSVNFKGDDADFKADITGDEKLIGVRFSTQHLPVLFRSESVRFNGFAKANGSITTDYKRMNIRASIDLGGNMSIKSLGGKVSEKPKAYKFITLDVKLSTSEPLRISLPEGHIYTYAEGEITGSLYEPKYNIKLGLMGGSLEYFNKEFHIREGTVLLTSEKTNLDVTMLTATPDYSIIVDIKGNANNPKAFVRSEPPTDTRQVLTSLVLGGGTGEGLFSLSSALIAQFPELSRLIEGVERAVGTDVKVNLSPTVSSSGGAAVNTKVSKDFTNKLNVEYQQSTSKDPKETYGGANVKITPNTSVGVRIYSNNSQEYKVRFRKKFDF; this is encoded by the coding sequence ATGATTATAAGGGGAATACGTGTAGATGTAAAGGGATTTTACATTGACACGAAAAATAGAAAAATAGGAGCTGATAACCTACTCCTCTTTATACCCGATCTAAAGGGGAATTCTCTATTTGTAGATGTTTTATCTGTAAGTTTAAGTCCAAAGGGGATATACGCCGGTAGTGTTAGCGTAGTTGAAGTTACCAAAAAAGTATCAAGGGAGCCTTTTGATTACGATTTTACCCAGCTTATTAAGCTCGCTCAAAAACTAAACCTTCGTGTGGGAAGTGTATATGTTTCACTGAATACGCCACCCGAAGAGAGAAGCATTACCATTTTTATCAAAGATGCGAAACTCGTAGGTGGTGTAGTCACATCTAATGCATGGTCACGTACAGTTTACATGAAGGGTAATTCAATGCACGAACTGTACATATTTTTGAAAAAGGCTCATGCCAAAGCGGAGATCTTTTATGTAGATGAAGCTATTGTAACGAGCGATCTATACACTTTCTATGGTAGTGGAGAGTGGATAGGTAAGGAGGGCAAGTTTCAAGCTCAGGGCATCATAAAGGGGTACGAAAATACGGATCTCAAACTACCCTATCTGCATATGATCGCAAAAGGGAAATTAAACTACACATCATTAAACGTGATTTTTTCGGCAAAGGCGGACTACCTTGAAGTGAGAGGTAATAACATGGGCAAGCTAAGTGGGGAAGGGAAATTTTATTACATCTTTGGAAATACGGAAAAACTTACCGCAAATCTTAGTGTGGGAAGTATGTTTGTGAATTTAGATTACAGAATGTATCCTGAAGATACCCTCTATACAAACTTCAGGGGCATTCTCATAAATAATAAGCTTTTCAAAAGCGAGACACCTTTTAGTCTTAAACTTTCAGGATCAGCTACTTTGCTCTTTAAAAAAGGGGAGCTTTCCTTGAAGGGTTTTTCAGATAATGCCTTCTTTCTTGATAGAAACTTTAAAAATGTGGATATTGAATTATCTTACAACTACCAAAATCAAACTGGTAAGTTAGATTTTTCTGCTAACGACCCTGCAACAATAAATCTTTCTGGTACCCTTACAGAAGGAAACTTTGAGGGAGACGTGTATGTGTACATGCTTGAATACACTTACGATAATTTTTCCACTTATTTGAACTATATGGGAAGTATTCGCTACATGAAAGGTATCCTTTACACATCTGGTAGCGGAAAGCTTGTAAAACCTGTATATAGGAACGTATCCTTAGGAGATATCTCCTTTGATTTGGATCTTGGAGATGAAAACTACAGTATAGCTTTTTCCGGAACTGGTTTTGGTGGAGATGGAAAAGGTTCTATCAGGGATAGGAGTTTTTCCGGCAGGATACTTTTCAAAGGTTACTCTACTCAATATGCTGACGTGCTTGCAAACAATATAGTAGGTGAACTTTCTATAAAGGTTTCACCTTTAGAAATTCGTGTAAATGGTAATGTAGAGGGAAGGGTCTCAAAGGACGGTGCAACAGCTCGCATAATGGCTAATGCGGATCTGATAAAGAGGGTGGAATGGCAGGGCAATTTTTTCGTGCGTTTGGAAGATCTCAAAAAGGATGACTTTTACTTATCATATGCGGATGTAAGAGCAAGTATAGAAAAGGGTCTGTTGATAGCAGATTATTCTTCCGAATATGCAAAAGGGAAGATTGAATACAGCTTCGTGGATAGTACTTTTTTCTCTACAGGTAACCTAAAACTTGAAAAGGAAGGTATCTCCCTAAAGGGATCTTATCAGTTGCAAGGAAAAGGAGAGAGCTTTTCCGCTCAACTAATAGGTCAGGGTGGTTATTTGAGCTATAACTTTCCTATAAAGGCATTTTTCCAAAATACACAGCAAGGGTTAAAAGGTGTCTTAAGAGGATTTTCTTTGAAAATGGGAATCTTTCAGGTATCTTTGCAAGACAGTTATTTAGAAGGTTCTAAGGATAAAGGGACTTTAAAGCTCGGAGAAATTTCCATAAGTATAAACTCGGAAAGAGTTCTCAGGGTGCAAAGCTCTCAAGGACAGTGGGATATAAAAAAGGGGATACTTATCATTCCTAACATCTTTGCATCAGGAAGTTTAAGAGGTAAGGCTGAAGTTTATTACAGGAGCGGGGAATTTTCAATCACCTCACAGGGGATTTTGGATCTGGGTCAAGTCATGGGTCTGGTAAAGAGTAAGGTATTTACATATGCGGAAGGTGAGCTAAGTTATACCTTTGAAAAAAGTGGAAAGATCCTCAGACTCAGGATATTCTCTCCTAAGGATATAGAGCTTAGATCTCGCTTTCTGGCTTTACCACTTAGAGGGAGGGTGTATGCTTTGTACGATGGTAAGGTATGGGAAGGTTCTGTCAACTTCAAAGGTGACGATGCAGATTTTAAAGCTGATATTACTGGAGATGAAAAACTGATCGGTGTTAGGTTCAGTACGCAACATCTACCTGTACTTTTCAGATCCGAGAGTGTGAGATTCAACGGCTTTGCAAAGGCTAATGGCAGTATAACCACAGACTATAAAAGGATGAATATCAGGGCAAGCATTGATCTTGGTGGTAATATGAGTATCAAAAGTTTAGGTGGAAAAGTTTCTGAAAAGCCAAAAGCGTACAAATTTATCACCTTAGACGTAAAGCTTTCCACTTCTGAACCTCTCAGGATAAGCTTACCCGAAGGTCACATATACACCTATGCGGAAGGAGAGATAACGGGAAGTCTTTACGAACCTAAATACAATATAAAACTCGGTCTTATGGGTGGAAGCCTGGAATATTTTAATAAAGAGTTCCATATAAGGGAAGGTACGGTTCTTCTCACTTCCGAAAAGACGAATCTCGATGTTACCATGCTTACAGCTACACCCGACTACAGCATCATTGTAGATATAAAGGGTAATGCTAACAACCCTAAAGCTTTTGTGAGATCGGAACCACCTACAGACACAAGACAAGTGCTCACATCCCTCGTACTTGGTGGAGGCACTGGTGAAGGCTTATTTTCACTATCTTCGGCTCTTATAGCTCAATTTCCGGAACTCTCCAGGCTTATTGAAGGTGTGGAAAGGGCTGTAGGTACGGATGTAAAAGTAAACCTTTCACCAACTGTAAGTTCCAGCGGAGGGGCTGCTGTAAACACAAAAGTATCCAAGGATTTTACCAATAAGCTTAATGTGGAATACCAACAAAGCACGAGCAAAGACCCGAAAGAAACTTATGGAGGAGCCAACGTAAAGATAACGCCTAACACATCAGTAGGAGTTAGGATATACTCCAACAACTCCCAAGAGTATAAAGTGAGATTCAGAAAGAAGTTTGACTTTTGA
- a CDS encoding CDP-alcohol phosphatidyltransferase family protein, whose translation MLSFCNNLPNFISLLRLLLSPLMLYMDQRFLPYLFSFLALTDALDGFLARSLKKETQLGRVLDPLADKVFLITALFLCVFKLNLLNPILFFSLLARDSFILFGSLLLLLKLRSIPKPSLWGKITTLVISLSLFICMIYSSYPLNLFLYVLSQFFVLISWIDYTVKGLKALKSQTSF comes from the coding sequence ATGTTAAGCTTTTGCAATAATCTCCCTAACTTCATATCACTTCTCAGACTTCTTCTTTCACCGCTTATGCTGTATATGGATCAGCGCTTTCTACCTTACCTTTTTTCATTTCTGGCTTTGACGGATGCGTTAGATGGCTTTTTAGCCAGAAGCTTAAAAAAAGAGACACAGCTGGGAAGAGTTCTTGATCCTCTTGCGGACAAGGTTTTTTTGATCACAGCCTTATTCTTATGTGTCTTTAAGCTTAATTTATTGAATCCTATATTATTTTTCAGCCTGCTCGCAAGAGACTCATTTATTCTGTTTGGGAGCTTGTTGCTTCTCCTTAAACTAAGGAGTATACCAAAGCCCAGCCTTTGGGGTAAAATTACCACTTTGGTAATATCTCTGAGTTTGTTCATCTGCATGATATACAGTTCTTATCCGCTCAATCTATTTCTCTACGTACTTTCCCAGTTTTTTGTCCTTATTTCGTGGATAGACTATACCGTCAAGGGTTTAAAAGCTCTCAAAAGTCAAACTTCTTTCTGA
- the lnt gene encoding apolipoprotein N-acyltransferase, with amino-acid sequence MMWILLVILNGVLLYLPFSIYDLWFLLFPGLFMLLKYPSQRHYFFTGFIFFFLSLRCVNIASIEYGNINPFLSYAMFSVFSLFLTLYQMNLPLYMWTKLGSRKLWLLPIFYTLFEILRSYLPYGGFPWLIVGEILVYIPLVKYSLRFFTVYGGSMLLWYLIYLAFKRRFFILLILLAFASLVGLYAKNEIIKKLQFAHTIKVALVQTAVPQHEKLNEENFRNHTDEILSLVSEALKEKPDLVLLPESAFPFLFSDEYDKGREKLFELSYQAPILVGLIDIRDGMKPYNSAYLIKDAQVYGYYDKVRLLPIGEYMPFPFAFLKDIFSAISGLDYIHGNRELPITYKGIKIATPICFEVAYWDLVKRLSKNANLIAVLTNDGWFNDSDCSHQHFVWAKIRALENEKFVLWVNNAGDTAIIDPFGNVVEKLPYMKRDILIYHVKLLQ; translated from the coding sequence ATGATGTGGATCTTACTTGTCATACTCAATGGCGTACTTCTCTATCTTCCCTTCTCAATCTACGACCTGTGGTTTCTTTTATTTCCGGGTCTTTTCATGCTTCTCAAATACCCCAGCCAAAGGCACTACTTTTTTACTGGTTTTATTTTCTTCTTTCTGTCTCTGAGATGTGTAAACATTGCGAGCATAGAATACGGAAACATAAATCCCTTTTTATCATACGCTATGTTCTCTGTATTCTCTCTATTCCTAACACTTTATCAGATGAACTTACCCCTTTACATGTGGACTAAGTTGGGAAGCAGAAAGCTTTGGTTATTACCTATATTCTACACACTTTTTGAGATTTTAAGGTCTTACCTACCCTACGGTGGATTTCCATGGCTTATTGTGGGTGAGATATTAGTGTACATTCCTCTTGTAAAGTATTCACTACGATTTTTTACCGTTTATGGTGGCAGCATGTTGCTTTGGTATTTGATTTATCTCGCCTTTAAAAGAAGATTTTTTATCTTGCTTATCCTTTTAGCCTTTGCTTCACTTGTAGGGCTTTATGCGAAGAACGAAATTATCAAAAAACTTCAATTTGCGCATACAATAAAGGTAGCTCTTGTGCAGACAGCCGTACCTCAGCATGAAAAGTTAAATGAAGAAAATTTCAGAAATCACACGGATGAAATACTTTCGCTTGTTTCCGAAGCTCTCAAAGAAAAGCCAGATCTCGTTTTGCTTCCAGAATCCGCCTTTCCCTTCCTTTTTTCTGACGAGTATGATAAAGGGAGGGAAAAACTCTTTGAACTCAGTTATCAAGCACCTATTTTGGTGGGTCTTATAGACATAAGGGATGGTATGAAGCCGTACAACTCAGCCTATCTAATAAAGGACGCTCAGGTTTATGGATACTACGACAAAGTGAGACTCCTTCCCATAGGTGAGTACATGCCCTTTCCCTTCGCTTTTTTAAAGGATATCTTTTCAGCGATAAGTGGACTTGACTACATACACGGAAATAGGGAACTTCCAATAACTTACAAAGGTATAAAGATAGCCACTCCCATATGTTTTGAGGTAGCATATTGGGATCTTGTGAAGAGACTGTCCAAAAATGCTAACCTTATTGCTGTTTTAACTAACGATGGGTGGTTCAATGACAGCGATTGTAGTCACCAGCATTTTGTCTGGGCGAAGATCAGAGCATTAGAAAACGAAAAATTTGTGTTGTGGGTAAACAACGCCGGAGATACAGCGATCATAGATCCTTTCGGGAATGTAGTAGAGAAACTACCTTACATGAAAAGAGATATCCTTATATATCATGTTAAGCTTTTGCAATAA
- a CDS encoding EamA family transporter, translating into MKALILAFSASLVWGLAPSLFKLVLKEGVPPSVALIFHNLSACIIALLITIILGERLTLNPKQLSLAFLGGFLSGFLGLYLFFLALRHGDVSIISPIASTSPLWSALFAYIVLGEKLSFTKFAGILLIIAGISLLSVSFRR; encoded by the coding sequence ATGAAAGCCTTGATCCTCGCTTTTAGCGCAAGCTTAGTTTGGGGTCTTGCTCCATCCCTTTTCAAACTCGTACTCAAGGAGGGTGTTCCACCTTCTGTAGCTTTAATATTTCATAACCTCTCAGCTTGTATCATTGCATTACTCATAACCATAATTCTCGGTGAGAGATTAACCCTAAATCCCAAACAACTTTCGCTTGCCTTTCTCGGAGGTTTCTTATCGGGTTTTCTGGGACTTTACCTTTTCTTTCTCGCTTTGCGACATGGTGATGTTTCTATAATATCACCTATAGCTTCCACATCACCTCTTTGGAGCGCCCTCTTTGCTTATATAGTTCTCGGTGAAAAGCTCAGCTTTACGAAGTTTGCAGGTATACTCCTCATAATAGCCGGGATATCTCTCCTTTCTGTGTCTTTCAGAAGATGA
- the xth gene encoding exodeoxyribonuclease III, which yields MQEENKSNKSFKVASYNVNSINTRKELVLSWLGRDPVDVLCMQELKTTDENFPRDDFLKKGYECYTYGQRTYNGVAICSRQPLESVFKGIGDPVYDEEKRVIGGRLGEVWIINVYFPHGDRRGEKKFYWKLRFYDRFLLFLTERFSPDEKIVLVGDMNVALEDIDVYDPILLKDTIGTMKEEREALLRLLSWGFVDAFRYLYPQKRQFTWWDYIGGMVWKDQGMRIDYVLVTKPMLPYLRDVYVDMWARKRRNPKPSDHAPLVGVFEI from the coding sequence ATGCAAGAGGAAAATAAGAGCAACAAAAGTTTTAAGGTTGCATCCTATAATGTAAATTCAATAAATACCAGAAAGGAGCTTGTCCTATCTTGGTTAGGGAGAGATCCGGTTGATGTTCTATGCATGCAAGAACTTAAGACTACTGATGAAAACTTCCCGAGAGATGACTTTTTAAAAAAGGGTTACGAATGTTACACTTACGGGCAGAGGACATACAACGGTGTAGCCATATGCTCCAGACAGCCTTTAGAAAGCGTATTCAAAGGCATTGGGGATCCCGTATACGATGAAGAAAAGAGAGTCATAGGTGGCAGGCTTGGAGAGGTGTGGATCATAAATGTATACTTTCCTCACGGTGATCGCCGTGGAGAAAAAAAGTTCTACTGGAAACTTAGGTTTTACGATAGATTTTTGCTTTTTTTGACTGAACGCTTCAGTCCGGATGAAAAAATTGTGCTTGTAGGTGATATGAATGTAGCTTTGGAAGACATTGACGTTTACGATCCAATACTTCTCAAGGACACGATAGGCACCATGAAGGAAGAGAGAGAAGCACTTTTGAGACTTCTCTCGTGGGGATTTGTGGACGCCTTTAGATATCTTTATCCTCAAAAGAGGCAGTTTACCTGGTGGGATTATATAGGTGGTATGGTATGGAAAGATCAGGGCATGAGAATAGATTACGTACTTGTCACAAAACCCATGCTTCCTTACCTAAGGGACGTTTACGTAGATATGTGGGCGAGAAAGAGAAGGAATCCTAAGCCTTCGGATCATGCACCCTTGGTAGGAGTGTTTGAGATATGA
- a CDS encoding HU family DNA-binding protein → MTKAELVSAVAKGAGITKKQADAALKSAISAIAGSLKKGERVAIPGFGIFTVRKRAARKGRNPRTGAVINIPARKVVTFRPAKDLRESIK, encoded by the coding sequence ATGACAAAAGCTGAGCTTGTTTCCGCTGTTGCGAAGGGAGCGGGTATAACCAAGAAGCAGGCTGATGCTGCCCTAAAATCAGCTATATCCGCTATAGCCGGATCCCTTAAGAAAGGGGAAAGGGTTGCCATACCCGGCTTTGGTATATTTACCGTAAGAAAAAGGGCGGCAAGGAAGGGGAGAAATCCCAGAACAGGTGCTGTCATCAACATTCCTGCCAGGAAAGTAGTAACCTTCAGACCAGCCAAGGATCTCAGAGAATCTATAAAGTAA
- the gcvPB gene encoding aminomethyl-transferring glycine dehydrogenase subunit GcvPB, protein MELIFELSKSGRKGYSLPTLDVPEANLKEYLGEYFRKEINFPEVSELDVVRHYTRLSQLNYSVDTNFYPLGSCSMKYNPRIGEELSKWEEFTNVHPMTPEDYVQGSLEVMYLLKELLRELGGFSEVSLQPAAGAHGELLGLILMRSYHKDRGNEGKRKILIPDSAHGTNPASASICGFEVVTVKSDANGELDWKDFSNKLGDDVAGLMITNPNTLGIFERQIKQIADALHERDALLYMDGANFNAIVGRAKPGLWGVDVMHFNLHKTFGTPHGGGGPGGGAVGVSEKLKPYLPVPQVDFDGERYFLNWENPKSVGKILTFYGHFGVFLKALAYILSYGQSINKVSGYAVLNARYLRYLLKDHLFDPYKHVPCMHEFVLSAVNLAEYDVKAIDIAKALLDRGFYAPTVYFPLVVKEALMIEPTETESIDTLISFAEALKDIIREAKENPKIVKASPQKTPVKRIKEAEANRKPILRFRSS, encoded by the coding sequence ATGGAACTCATTTTTGAGCTTTCAAAAAGCGGAAGGAAAGGTTACTCCCTCCCTACTTTAGATGTTCCTGAGGCTAATCTAAAAGAATATCTCGGTGAATACTTCAGAAAGGAGATTAACTTTCCAGAAGTTTCGGAGCTTGATGTGGTAAGACACTATACCAGACTTTCACAGCTGAACTACTCGGTTGATACAAATTTCTATCCTCTGGGTTCTTGCAGTATGAAGTACAATCCGAGAATAGGTGAAGAACTTTCTAAGTGGGAAGAGTTTACAAATGTACATCCTATGACACCTGAGGATTACGTGCAGGGTAGCCTTGAGGTAATGTATTTACTTAAGGAACTTCTCAGAGAGTTGGGAGGGTTTTCTGAAGTCAGCCTTCAGCCAGCGGCAGGTGCTCACGGCGAGCTTCTGGGGCTTATCCTCATGCGTTCCTATCACAAAGATAGGGGGAATGAAGGCAAGAGAAAGATACTCATACCGGATTCCGCACATGGCACAAATCCGGCATCAGCTTCTATATGCGGTTTTGAAGTGGTTACTGTAAAGAGCGATGCTAACGGTGAACTTGACTGGAAAGACTTTTCCAATAAGCTGGGAGACGATGTGGCAGGGCTTATGATAACCAACCCAAATACGCTCGGTATTTTTGAAAGGCAAATAAAACAGATAGCCGACGCTTTACACGAAAGGGATGCTTTGCTGTACATGGATGGTGCCAACTTTAATGCCATTGTAGGACGAGCAAAACCAGGTCTTTGGGGTGTGGACGTTATGCATTTTAATCTTCACAAGACTTTTGGAACCCCTCATGGTGGAGGAGGTCCAGGAGGAGGTGCCGTGGGCGTTTCTGAAAAACTAAAACCTTACTTGCCCGTACCTCAGGTGGATTTTGATGGAGAAAGGTATTTTTTAAACTGGGAAAATCCCAAAAGCGTTGGAAAGATTCTTACTTTTTACGGACATTTCGGTGTATTTTTAAAAGCTCTCGCTTACATACTTAGCTACGGACAGAGTATAAATAAGGTTTCTGGGTATGCTGTTTTAAATGCAAGATATCTCAGATACCTTTTGAAAGATCATCTTTTTGATCCATATAAGCACGTACCTTGCATGCACGAATTCGTTTTGTCCGCCGTAAATCTTGCCGAGTACGATGTAAAGGCAATAGATATTGCAAAAGCCCTTTTGGATAGAGGTTTTTACGCGCCGACCGTTTATTTCCCTCTCGTGGTAAAAGAGGCACTCATGATAGAACCTACAGAAACCGAGAGTATAGACACGCTCATATCTTTTGCGGAGGCTTTAAAAGATATAATCAGGGAAGCTAAGGAGAATCCTAAGATCGTAAAGGCATCTCCACAAAAAACACCGGTAAAGAGAATAAAGGAGGCTGAAGCTAACAGAAAACCAATACTGCGCTTTAGATCCTCATAG